In Trichomycterus rosablanca isolate fTriRos1 chromosome 2, fTriRos1.hap1, whole genome shotgun sequence, the genomic window ACCTTGTTTATTTCCTGTATGATTAACAGAAATTTTcaggaataaataaatccttcacTAAATGTGTATATCATAAAACATTATACACATCATTTTGTTATCAGTATGAATGTGTAGGATTAACAGCTATTATTTTGCATGATCTATGTAGCATCATGTTGTTGTAGACAGGTTAAGAGATTTGAGTCCTACATTTAGAGcttttagcagatgtttttattcaGAGTGATTTACACTTGTCAACTAAACCAATCTatgcaattgggggttaagggccttgcttaggggcccacaGTGGTAACTCGGCAGGGGTGAGCTAACACTGTATTTCCATCATGATCAGtaaagctaaaataaataatcatttgtgTTTTTCTTCATCACAcaatattttcttctttttacagACTCCAGCTCCAACCTTTATCCAACAGAAACAGAATTGGTAAGCAGTTCTGAATTTATCCTTGCATTCatggttaaaaatatatatatatttttttaggtTTCAAGAAATAAGTTTTTACTATGtgaacatacatacacataaaaaTCTGCAAATAAAAGTTTGcaatacagtccaaaaacattggcatggtaaagcatttgtaatgttgctatttcttttcaaaacactttaaaatgttttggctgatgcAGTAGATCTACTTTGTCTGTGGTGGCTTTGCTTAGTCTTGCCATGGTGTATAACCTGTGATGAAACTGTCCACAACCTCACCATTGTAGCAGAAAGGCTGTTCCTCACCCTGTTTCAAACCTCACACACAACTGTTTCTGTTTCATTTATGTACATATGAAACCTACAATCTACATATACAAATGATTATTACCACGTTTGGTATAATTAATGAATCATGAATCTAACTGTAGTCCTACAACATCCCTGAATCACACAAACATATTAGTACTAATTATCAATACATTTTCAAAACCAAAATAAGAGTTGATTCATAAACTCAAGTGGATGCAAACTAGAACAGATTGTGTCATCttataaattatgtttttaataataataaaaaaagtattacACTCATTCAAGCACAGAACAAGAACATTTACCAAAATCATTGAAATCCATGGTAATCATGAAATCCATCTACTATAAAATGTCTATTAACAGTGTATTAGACTGACTTTTGATTTCCTTTCCCAGATGctgttaaaaatgaattaaaatggaTTATGACCTTTAATAAATCTGCTGTGATCAAAATGTTTAACTGTATTTTACAGGAGAAAAAGATGGAGCTTGGAGTAGAAGAATGTGGATCAAAATGTGAAgtaaagataaaaacaaaacaacttttAACTAGACTTCATCTTCTGGAAAAGCAGAAACTAAAAATGAAAACCTCAGATGTTCTTCAGCTAACTTCTCTTTCATTACATTGCCAAGAACCGTGTGAAGAAAAAGATCTGGTTCTAACTTACCTACAAAGGTTATTAATGATGGATTACAGAGCAAGATACATCACCACCAAAGAAGAAGCCACTGATTTAGACCCTCCTTCTCCAGATACAGATGAAGAAGTTGATGCATTTGATGAGCTTTTCTGCAAAAAAGCTTCATCTTCTGATGGTGAGAGTTTAAAAAATCCTATCCATCCCATGGATCTTCAGATGGCGGTGTTCCACTGCTCAGACAGTTTCCTGAAGCAACTAATAGTAACTAAACTCTCTCAGTGTCAGTACACTCTGCCTCTACTGGTGCCAAATCCATTTACTGGAAAGATCGAGTTTCCTCTGTGGACATTTCGCCAAATTGCTAAAAGCTGGAAAACCACTGACACTTCTGGTACCAAGATCAGTAAAACCCAGCATGTTTATGAAGCAGAAACTCCAATGGTGGTGTTCTTCAGGTTAGGAGACGTGTCCTTTTCCAAGTCTCAGCTGATGAACAGCTTGATCAGTAAGAAGCATGATACGTTCTTCCACAGACACTGTCCAGGCAGCATTAAAAAGCGTCTACTGATGGATGGAGTTGTGGAGATTGCTTGGTACTGTCCATCTGGAAAGGAAACTGATCATTTTACTGACTGTGTTGCTTTCTGTAATCTACATGGTGATGCAGAAACCAGTAAAGAACAACTGGATATTCTGACTGAAATGTCGTCTGTAAATGTTGTTCTTTTATCTGATCCTAAAAATGATAGAAATAATGAGATGCTACAGAAGCTCCTGAAAGACCCCAAACCACTCATCTGTCTCCTTTCTGAGGATCAATCAGGTGTCAGTGGGACTAAAAATGGAAAATACAGAATTGGTTTGAAAGACAGAAACCAATCAGAGGTATCTAAGAACCTCAGAACAACCATCACAGACTGTCTGTCCAAGTCATCTTCAGTTTTTAAACTTGAggatttaaacaaaaacaatgagATCAGCACAGATGAAGATGATCCTGAATGTAGGAAAGGAAAAGAAGCAGCACTAGAGATAATAAAACAACTGGAGGGGAAGGAAATATCCACATTAAAGGAAACACACCTGCCCTGTCAAGGGaagctctggtatgagtggtgtcAGGTAAACAAAGACTTACATCGACTTCTAGGAAACAATTTAGAAATGCAAAAGagtgaaaaacaaacacaaatgaaacaaatcCGTGAACAGCAACAAGAAATTGGACAATCAgaatttattaaacaaattgTTTCCTCACTGAATTCTTTATCAGGAAATGaaaaattgttttttattaaatggcTCGAGATTCTACTGGACAATCAAACCTCAGATGATCTTTTACATCTTTATCACATGTACAATGAAACATGGACAAGGGTTTTAGACCTCAAAAAGAAGCATGACACATCTGAAAGAGAAAAGATGAAGGCTGAGCAAACAGAACTTGAAAAAATATCTGTAAGACTGAATGCAGCTACATTTGGTCTGGAACACAGCTTCAGAGAGATGGGTCAGATATATGAGTCATTTATGTCCAAACAAACAAGTAAGAAAACATTTGAAGAAGGAAGTATCTCAAATCTCCCCAAACTTGCTGCAGAACTCATAAAATCTGGTCTTCCACTGGAGCTGATGGATGGTGATGCTGCTCATGTTCCTCTGATTTGGGTTTCAGCAGTTCTAGATGAACTCATAAAGAAACTAGGAGACCAGAGAGTCTTTGTTCTGTCAGTTCTAGGGATTCAGAGCACAGAAAAATCCACCATGCTGAACGCCATGTTTGGACTCCAGTTTGCTGTCAGTGCTGGAAGGTGCACCCGAGGAGCCTTCATGCAGCTGGTCAGAGTATCAGAGGAGATGAAGGAGCAGCTGAAGTTTGACTACATTCTTATTGTAGATACTGAAGGGCTTAGAGCACTTGAGCTTGCAGGAAAATCCACTCACCATCACGATAATGAACTGGCAACATTTGTTGTAGGTCTTGGAAATCTGACTTTGATCAACATATTGGGTGAGAACCCTGCTGAGATGCAGGAGATTCTTCAGATTGTTGTTCAGGCCTTCATGAGAATGAAGAAGGTCAAACTAAATCCCAGATGTATGTTTGTCCATCAAAATGTTGGTGACATCACTGCTGGAGAGAAGAACATGGAGGGAAGAAGACGTCTACAGGAAAAACTGGATGAAATGACAAGATTAGCTGCTAAAGAGGAAGACAGTGAAGCTGAGTGCTTCAGTGATGTTATTGCTTTCAATGTACAAGATGATGTTCAGTATTTTGCACAGCTCTGGGAGGGCAGCCCACCAATGGCTCCACCAAACCCCTCATACAGTGAAAATTTTCAGAAGCTAAAGAGAGCTATTTTCACAAATGCTGCCAAGTCTCATAGTATGAAACTCTCAGAGTTTAAATCACACATTAGTGATCTGTGGAAGGCTCTACTGAATGAgaactttgtttttagttttaaaaacaCACTGGAGATTGCAGTCTACAGGAAACTaaaaactgagtttggaaaatggACCTGGTCCCTCAGAAGTGCCATGTTagaacatgaagaaaaactgcacaacaaaattaaaaacaaaaaactggaAAAGCTTGAGGACAAAGACCTTTATGCTCACATGAAGAGGACCAAAGAAGAAGTGAAgaagtcaatgaaatgttacttTGAAGATGAAAGAGACAAGGAAATCTTAATTCAATGGCAGATACAATTTGAACTAAAAATGACTCAACTTCTTGAAGATCTtgtcaaaaatgcaaaaacaaacctGAATGATTTTCTTCAACAGCAAAATGCTCGAGAAGCTTTTAATCACAAAAAGACAGAGTATGATAAAAATCTCTTCAATATGAGTAAAGCACTTGCTCTACAACTAAAAAGCACAGAAACTGATGAACGAGTCCTCAGACAGGAATTTGATAAAGTGTGGAACAAATGGGTCTCTGATCTGACACAAGACACACCTGTAGAGAAACCTTTAAATTTTTGGGAGGATGTGATACAGATTCTATCTGAAGGTAATGAACAAGCTGCTGTACATGAGCAAATATCTCAGGAAAATTACACAAAGATACACAGCCTGGGAGATAATTCATGGTACATTCTTTTAACCAGGCATGAAGAACAGCAAACACATTTGGGTGTCTTGGAAGTAGAGAACACAGTACTCATAACACAGAACACAGAAAATATTTCAGTTCCTGAAAAAATACAATTCTGGGAAAATGGTTTCTCTTCTTTTCAATCCAACAGTCAGTCAGAGATAAATCCTTTGTATTTTGAAGAACATGAGTCAGTGAGAAATCTGACCAGAAATGTCATCCAAGAATCTGAGCACTTAATCGAGGAGATCTACAGCAAAGTTGCAGGACTGGGGTACAAAAACAGCTACATTCAGGAAATAACTGACCTGGTCAAACACATAGTGGAGAAATATCACAGTGAGAACAAAAAAATTAAGCTGAAGAAGGAATTCACTCTGGATCTCTGTCTTCATGTGTGTTACCTTGCAAATCCCGAATTCACCAAGATCCACCAACAGTTCAGAGATGAAAATGATGTAAAATTGTATCTAGAAAAACAGAAACCACAATATTACAGCATCTTCCAAAACTACTGCAGAGGAGCAACAACCACAACAGTATTTGGTGAACTTGTCTACAACAATCTTGTACCAGCCATCATACAAGCAGCCTACAATAAAACTATTATTGATCTGTCAACACAGATGAGCTCAGACATGCCAGAATTTAATGGTAACAGGTTACAGCTTGAGAAACACATTCTGAAATCTCTGGCAGAGCAGGAGAACTTTGGGAAGTACATGAAGTACATCCACCATCCCAAGAAACACTTTAAATGGTTCATTAGAAAAAAGGTTGGTAAATacatcactgaaaataacagaGAGGTTCTGAATCTTCTCACAGAAAACCTGAAACACAAAGAGCAGAAAGTGATGAACGCTGTGAACATCACAACTGAAGAAGTGAAGAACAGCTGTGGTGATGCAAACATGTGGCTGAGAAGTTTAAACAATTCACTATTAGATGAGCTGAGCTTAAAAGAAATAACCTGCACTGGTCTGGAGGAAATTACAGATTTAGATTTTATTCGGCAGGTTGTAGGTAATGGTCTCACAAAGATGATGTCAGAACAACATAAAAGCTTCAGTGTAACAGACAGCAACATGGAGAAGTTCAGGAAGAAACCAGATGAGATTCTGATTGAACATCTGTGTCAGTGCTGCTGGGTTCAGTGTCCATTCTGTAAAGCCATCTGCACCAACACAATGGAGAATCATGATGGAGATCACAGTGTCCCCTTCCACAGAGTAGATGGAATCATAGGTCGTTACTACACAAATACAACAAATCTCTGTGCTGATATTTGTACAACTTTAGTACAAAGTGATAAACAGTTCTACCCCCGTCATGATACAGATGATTTGGTACATTACAAAAATTACACAACAGCAGGAGGAGAATATGCTGAGTGGAGCATCACCCCTGATAATTCAGAGCTCCCATACTGGAAATGGTTTGTGTGCAGATTCCAAACAGACCTGGAAAAGTACTATGGTAAAACATTCAGGGAAGACGGAGAGATTCCCATTGGATGgagaaaatacacaaaaaaagaaGCTATAGAGAGTTTGGATAAATACATCTGAAAaaaaagacacacatacacccaatatatatgtacacacacaaaaatatagTCGTACATatataatcatttataatatatataatcgcataatcatttataatatatatcacATATAATAATTTTGAGTTTTCAGTGTTGTGGGATTTATATATTAGTAGGATGTGCATGAATTTGATCTTTTTCTTCTTAATGAATGTAATTCATTTGTActttgtactgagtgctttactatcccttcgctgctgcaacactgtgaatttccccactgtgggactaataaaggattatcttaccTGTTAGAACATCATAAAATCTTGGTGCTCAGATCTTCTAATCCAGTGTAATGTGCTAAATCTGAGAGAAAGAGCCCCACATGGAAGTGCAATGTGCACATGAAGAAACTcgtcacacatacacaaaaatgaGTTTATATAGAGAATGTGAgcctgtttattaaaaaaactttctgccgctcaggtggcgcagcggtaaaaagacacgcgctgcaaccagggctggatttcgaaggagcgtcgtttcgaatccagctctgccttcacggtcgaggctgggcggctatggacaacgattggcctgttgtccgggtggggggcgggacttgagaccgtaggggatgctctctcaggaacggggcggtttcgccctctgctggctggttggtggcgcctgtatggagacgggagggggtgtggtggagtgtgtgatcctccgtgcacagtactctgccacgctacactcgtcaagtgtgggtgataagacggttgattggctgtgcacgtttcggcggaggcgtggaacggcctcgtcagccctaatcaggagcaggaatccgcactaatgagaggatgatagatgggatgaGATTGGATCcgctaaattattaaaaaaaaaaaatttctgagGACAGTTTTGGTTCTTTGGGGCAACCAATCAGAACACAAAGGGGTGTGGTGTTAATCATTTTGAAGTGCCAAGTTCAGTGCTACAAATGCAACCAGCTCCACTAACAATCATCtggtgtgtaaatgtaaattattttctaaaagCCAGGATAACTAAAGGGGGAATGAGaaagtacatacagtgtatcacaaaagtgagtacacccctcacatttctgcaaatatttgattatatcttttcatgggacaacactatagacatgaaacttggatataacttagagtagtcagtgtacagcttgtatagcagtgtagatttactgtcttctgaaaataactcaacacacagccattaatgtctaaatggctggcaacataagtgagtacaccccacagtgaacatgtccaaattgtgcccaaagtgtcaatattttgtgtgaccaccattattatccagcactgccttaaccctcctgggcatggaattcaccagagctgcacaggttgctactggaatcctcttccactcctccatgatgacatcacggagctggtggatgttagacaccttgaactcctccaccttccacttgaggatgcgccacaggtgctcaattgggtttagtccatcacctttaccttcagcttcctcagcaaggcagttgtcatcttggaggttgtgtttggagtcgttatcctgttggaaaactgccatgaggcccagttttcgaagggaggggatcatgctctgtttcagaatgtcacagtacatgttggaattcatgtttccctcaatgacctgcagctccccagtgccagcaacactcatgcagcccaagaccatgatgctaccaccaccatgcttgactgtaggcaagatacagttgtcttggtacttctcaacagggcgccaccacacatgctggacaccatctgagccaaacaagtttatcttggtctcgtcagaccacagggcattccagtaatccatgttcttggactgcttgtcttcagcaaactgtttgcgggctttcttgtgcgtcagcttccttctgggatgacgaccatgcagaccgagttgatgcagtgtgcggcgtatggtctgagcactgacaggctgacctcccacatcttcaacctctgcagcaatgctggcagcactcatgtgtctattttttatagccaacctctggatatgacgccgaacacgtggactcaacttctttggtcgaccctggcgaagcctgttccgagtggaacctgtcctggaaaaccgctgtatgaccttggccaccatgctgtagctcagtttcagggtgttagcaatcttcttatagcccaggccatctttgtggagagcaacaattctatttctcacatcctcagagagttctttgccatgaggtgccatgttgaatatccagtggccagtatgagagaattgtacccaaaacaccaaatttaacagccctgctccccatttacacctgggaccttgacacatgacaccagggagggacaacgacacatttgggcacaatttggacatgttcactgtggggtgtactcacttatgttgccagctatttagacattaatggctgtgtgttgagttattttcagaagacagtaaatctacactgctatacaagctgtacactgactactctaagttatatccaagtttcatgtctatagtgttgtcccatgaaaagatataatcaaatatttgcagaaatgtgaggggtgtactcacttttgtgatacactgtacatagccATTTTTTTTGTATAACATCAAATTCACTTCCTTAAATGTACTTAACAGACTTATTTTTCCTGTAAatcatattaaacacattaaaatgtttacaattaCCATTAACGTAAGCATACTGCATCagtgatgaatatttcagcaacataaatgacatttattatttataatttagtcACTTCTGTTACTGGTTGCACCACATGATAAGTGGTCGCCCCAAATGACATAAATACCTCCTATTGTTAAAAATCTATTTGAAGAGATCAATAAACACATTCCCTACAACAATAGATTTAAGCcagattttattagcatttcatCGAACTGACATGAATAGAAATGTTTCACAAactttccatgaaagggtgtacatggtctgcaacaatgcttaggtggtacgtgtcagagtaacatccacaaggatggcaggacccaagatttCCCAGCACAaagttgcccaaagcatcacaccgccACAGCTCGCCTTCTtcctatagtgcatcctggtgccatgtgttccccagataAGCAATTCACATGCAGC contains:
- the LOC134302384 gene encoding interferon-induced very large GTPase 1-like, which translates into the protein MNLDDEGEMASGEVSELRIILLGKSHLETSSVGNFILGRAAFETELPPHLVDQHSERARGWVEERYITIINAPHLYNPELTQSSERLKECVSLTAPGPHAFLLVVQLQSFTEEEKKQLKAILSCFSDQALNYSILISTDWEAEEKKSASFNKFLDECDGRFHRFKHRKNHDKTSVCRLFEEIDILIKVNGSHLTCEIFEDAEETLQHYDKHGKNEEKKSADCLEEKSYKNPFNIVGSVRKDSSSNLYPTETELEKKMELGVEECGSKCEVKIKTKQLLTRLHLLEKQKLKMKTSDVLQLTSLSLHCQEPCEEKDLVLTYLQRLLMMDYRARYITTKEEATDLDPPSPDTDEEVDAFDELFCKKASSSDGESLKNPIHPMDLQMAVFHCSDSFLKQLIVTKLSQCQYTLPLLVPNPFTGKIEFPLWTFRQIAKSWKTTDTSGTKISKTQHVYEAETPMVVFFRLGDVSFSKSQLMNSLISKKHDTFFHRHCPGSIKKRLLMDGVVEIAWYCPSGKETDHFTDCVAFCNLHGDAETSKEQLDILTEMSSVNVVLLSDPKNDRNNEMLQKLLKDPKPLICLLSEDQSGVSGTKNGKYRIGLKDRNQSEVSKNLRTTITDCLSKSSSVFKLEDLNKNNEISTDEDDPECRKGKEAALEIIKQLEGKEISTLKETHLPCQGKLWYEWCQVNKDLHRLLGNNLEMQKSEKQTQMKQIREQQQEIGQSEFIKQIVSSLNSLSGNEKLFFIKWLEILLDNQTSDDLLHLYHMYNETWTRVLDLKKKHDTSEREKMKAEQTELEKISVRLNAATFGLEHSFREMGQIYESFMSKQTSKKTFEEGSISNLPKLAAELIKSGLPLELMDGDAAHVPLIWVSAVLDELIKKLGDQRVFVLSVLGIQSTEKSTMLNAMFGLQFAVSAGRCTRGAFMQLVRVSEEMKEQLKFDYILIVDTEGLRALELAGKSTHHHDNELATFVVGLGNLTLINILGENPAEMQEILQIVVQAFMRMKKVKLNPRCMFVHQNVGDITAGEKNMEGRRRLQEKLDEMTRLAAKEEDSEAECFSDVIAFNVQDDVQYFAQLWEGSPPMAPPNPSYSENFQKLKRAIFTNAAKSHSMKLSEFKSHISDLWKALLNENFVFSFKNTLEIAVYRKLKTEFGKWTWSLRSAMLEHEEKLHNKIKNKKLEKLEDKDLYAHMKRTKEEVKKSMKCYFEDERDKEILIQWQIQFELKMTQLLEDLVKNAKTNLNDFLQQQNAREAFNHKKTEYDKNLFNMSKALALQLKSTETDERVLRQEFDKVWNKWVSDLTQDTPVEKPLNFWEDVIQILSEGNEQAAVHEQISQENYTKIHSLGDNSWYILLTRHEEQQTHLGSEINPLYFEEHESVRNLTRNVIQESEHLIEEIYSKVAGLGYKNSYIQEITDLVKHIVEKYHSENKKIKLKKEFTLDLCLHVCYLANPEFTKIHQQFRDENDVKLYLEKQKPQYYSIFQNYCRGATTTTVFGELVYNNLVPAIIQAAYNKTIIDLSTQMSSDMPEFNGNRLQLEKHILKSLAEQENFGKYMKYIHHPKKHFKWFIRKKVGKYITENNREVLNLLTENLKHKEQKVMNAVNITTEEVKNSCGDANMWLRSLNNSLLDELSLKEITCTGLEEITDLDFIRQVVGNGLTKMMSEQHKSFSVTDSNMEKFRKKPDEILIEHLCQCCWVQCPFCKAICTNTMENHDGDHSVPFHRVDGIIGRYYTNTTNLCADICTTLVQSDKQFYPRHDTDDLVHYKNYTTAGGEYAEWSITPDNSELPYWKWFVCRFQTDLEKYYGKTFREDGEIPIGWRKYTKKEAIESLDKYI